From a single Brassica napus cultivar Da-Ae chromosome C9, Da-Ae, whole genome shotgun sequence genomic region:
- the LOC106376380 gene encoding monothiol glutaredoxin-S17 — translation MGGAVKDIASKSELDNLRQSGAPIALHFWASWCDASKQMDQVFSHLATDFPRAHFFRVEAEEHPEISEAYSVSAVPFFVFFKDGKAVDTLEGADPSSLANKVGKIAGSSTSSEPASLGLAARPTILETVKENAKATVKDRAQPAPTTENLNDRLEKFTNSHPVMLFMKGTPEEPRCGFSRQVVGVLREENVDFGSFDILSDNQVREGLKKFSNWPTFPQLYCNGELLGGSDIVLEMQKSGELRQVLSEKGKQSLEDRLKTLINSEKVMLFMKGSPDEPKCGFSSKVVKALRDENVSFGSFDILSDEEVRQGIKSFSNWPTFPQLYYKGELVGGCDIIMELSNSGDLGATLSE, via the exons ATGGGTGGTGCGGTGAAGGATATCGCTTCAAAGTCTGAGCTTGATAACTTGCGCCAGAGCGGCGCACCAATCGCGCTTCACTTCTGGGCTTCGTGGTGTGATGCTTCGAAGCAGATGGATCAAGTCTTCTCTCACCTCGCTACTGATTTCCCTCGCGCCCACTTCTTTAGG GTAGAAGCTGAGGAACATCCTGAGATATCTGAAGCTTACTCTGTTTCTGCTGTTCCCTTTTTCGTCTTCTTCAAG GATGGCAAAGCTGTGGATACCCTTGAAGGCGCAGATCCATCGAGTTTAGCCAACAAGGTTGGCAAAATAGCTGGTTCTAGTACTTCTTCTGAGCCTGCAAGCCTAGGGTTAGCTGCACGGCCGACGATTCTTGAAACCGTGAAGGAGAACGCGAAAGCTACCGTGAAAGACCGAGCTCAGCCTGCGCCCACCACTGAAAATCTCAATGACCGTTTGGAGAAATTCACTAACTCTCACCCTGTCATGTTGTTCATGAAAGGCACTCCTGAAGAGCCTAGGTGCGGGTTTAGCAGGCAAGTAGTGGGCGTTTTAAGAGAGGAGAATGTTGATTTCGGAAGCTTCGATATACTTTCTGACAACCAAGTGCGTGAAGGTCTGAAGAAATTCTCAAACTGGCCAACGTTTCCTCAGCTGTACTGCAACGGGGAGCTTCTAGGAGGATCAGACATTGTCCTGGAGATGCAAAAGAGCGGCGAGCTGAGACAAGTGTTGTCTGAGAAAGGGAAACAGAGTCTTGAAGATAGGTTGAAGACGTTGATTAACTCGGAGAAGGTTATGCTTTTTATGAAAGGTTCGCCGGATGAACCAAAGTGTGGGTTTAGCTCAAAAGTGGTGAAAGCACTTAGAGATGAGAATGTGAGTTTCGGGTCGTTTGACATATTGAGTGATGAAGAAGTGAGACAAGGGATAAAGAGTTTCTCAAACTGGCCTACATTTCCTCAGCTTTACTATAAAGGTGAGTTAGTTGGAGGATGTGATATCATTATGGAGCTGAGTAACAGCGGTGACCTCGGAGCAACACTATCTGAGTAA